A stretch of Gallaecimonas pentaromativorans DNA encodes these proteins:
- a CDS encoding flavodoxin family protein, whose product MPKTSVVYHSGYGHTQRVAEAVAEGAAATLIAISSEGDISEADWATLKDSAAIIFGTPTYMGGPSWQFKKFADASSKIWMQQGWKDKVFGGFTNSGSLNGDKHSTLSYLQVLASQHGGLWVSLGLMPANTLAASRSDINNLGGSMGVLVQSPTDAGADAIPQGDIDTALAYGKRVAAIAARLG is encoded by the coding sequence ATGCCCAAGACCAGTGTTGTTTATCATTCCGGCTACGGTCACACCCAGCGCGTAGCCGAAGCGGTGGCCGAAGGCGCCGCTGCCACCCTTATCGCCATCAGCAGTGAGGGGGACATTAGCGAGGCTGACTGGGCCACCCTCAAAGACAGCGCCGCCATTATTTTTGGCACCCCCACCTATATGGGCGGGCCCAGCTGGCAGTTTAAGAAATTTGCCGACGCCAGCTCCAAGATCTGGATGCAACAAGGCTGGAAGGACAAAGTCTTCGGTGGCTTTACCAACAGCGGCAGTCTCAACGGCGACAAGCACAGCACCTTAAGCTACCTGCAGGTGTTGGCCAGCCAACATGGCGGGTTGTGGGTGAGCCTGGGGCTGATGCCAGCCAACACCCTGGCCGCGAGCCGCAGCGACATCAACAATCTGGGCGGCTCCATGGGGGTGCTTGTGCAATCTCCCACCGATGCCGGCGCCGACGCCATACCCCAGGGCGATATCGATACCGCCCTTGCCTACGGTAAACGGGTGGCCGCCATTGCGGCGCGCCTTGGCTGA
- a CDS encoding TatD family hydrolase — protein MLVDSHCHLERLKLSEDDTLAAALDRAKGRGVDSFLCVCVTLENFPDMMAAIDGFDNVVASCGVHPLDQKEAQDLASLHDLSTNPKVVAIGETGLDYFYAPETAEVQQSSFRHHIQVARQRQLPLIIHTRDAKEDTLSILREEKAAEVGGVLHCFTEDLDMAQQAIELGFFISISGIVTFRNAEALRETVKALPLERLLVETDSPYLAPVPHRGKSNEPQYVRDVAEFVAELKGVSLEALAQITTDNFYRCFPKAKPLLAH, from the coding sequence TTGTTGGTTGATTCCCATTGCCACCTGGAAAGACTGAAACTCAGTGAAGACGACACCCTGGCAGCGGCCCTTGACCGCGCCAAAGGCCGGGGCGTAGACAGCTTCCTGTGTGTTTGTGTGACCTTAGAGAATTTCCCCGACATGATGGCTGCCATCGACGGCTTTGATAACGTGGTGGCAAGCTGCGGCGTGCATCCGCTGGACCAAAAAGAAGCCCAGGACCTGGCGTCCCTGCATGACCTTTCCACCAACCCCAAAGTGGTGGCTATCGGCGAGACTGGCCTCGATTATTTTTACGCCCCGGAAACCGCCGAAGTGCAGCAGTCATCGTTTCGCCACCACATCCAGGTCGCTCGCCAGCGCCAACTGCCCCTTATCATTCACACCCGTGATGCCAAAGAAGACACCCTTAGCATCTTGCGTGAAGAAAAGGCGGCCGAGGTCGGTGGCGTACTGCACTGCTTTACAGAAGACCTGGACATGGCTCAGCAAGCCATTGAGCTTGGCTTTTTTATCTCTATTTCCGGCATCGTGACCTTTCGTAATGCCGAGGCGCTTCGCGAAACCGTTAAAGCCCTGCCGCTGGAGCGGTTGCTGGTGGAGACCGACAGCCCCTATCTGGCGCCGGTGCCGCACCGAGGCAAATCCAACGAGCCGCAATATGTGCGCGATGTGGCTGAATTTGTGGCCGAGCTCAAAGGGGTGAGCCTTGAAGCGTTGGCCCAGATAACCACCGACAACTTCTATCGCTGCTTCCCCAAGGCCAAGCCTCTGCTGGCCCATTGA
- the holB gene encoding DNA polymerase III subunit delta', which yields MLPWLTPYLDQFAKWQAHDRLAHAYLLTGPDGVGKGLLADELARYLLCKNRVGCGQCHACQLVAAGTHPDLYRVEPDNGTIKVDAIRALTGPVYSAALMGGAKVVVVNGAEHLNLNAANALLKSLEEPPAQTYWLLTSSQPGQLLPTILSRCQKLHVPAPAEADALAWLAGEGIAANLPLLRRFHGAPLALKAALAGQYLENVHKLQGDLVALETRRLTPETFADRWHKAALFCLDELAHRLLDQARLAQGLPALYHERLDRQERLSEAALTELWQAVLGQRRLLLEQPAVNSKWLLMDIAWQLLEGRSDSLVG from the coding sequence ATGCTGCCCTGGCTGACGCCTTATCTGGACCAGTTTGCCAAGTGGCAGGCTCACGATCGCCTGGCCCATGCCTATTTGCTGACCGGCCCCGATGGAGTTGGCAAGGGATTGTTGGCAGACGAGCTGGCTCGCTATCTTTTGTGTAAAAACCGGGTCGGCTGTGGCCAGTGCCATGCTTGCCAGTTGGTGGCAGCCGGCACCCACCCCGATTTGTACCGGGTAGAGCCGGATAACGGCACCATCAAAGTGGACGCCATCCGCGCGCTCACCGGGCCTGTGTACAGCGCCGCCTTGATGGGCGGGGCCAAGGTGGTGGTGGTGAACGGCGCCGAGCACCTTAACCTCAATGCCGCCAACGCGCTGCTCAAATCCCTGGAAGAACCTCCGGCGCAAACCTATTGGCTACTCACCAGCAGCCAGCCGGGGCAGCTGCTGCCCACCATTTTGTCGCGCTGCCAAAAGCTGCATGTCCCGGCGCCTGCCGAGGCCGACGCCCTGGCTTGGCTGGCAGGGGAGGGCATTGCGGCCAACCTGCCGCTGCTGCGGCGTTTTCACGGTGCGCCCTTGGCCCTCAAAGCCGCCCTTGCCGGCCAGTACCTTGAGAATGTACACAAGCTCCAGGGCGACTTGGTGGCGCTGGAAACCCGGCGGCTTACCCCCGAAACCTTTGCCGACCGCTGGCACAAAGCGGCGCTTTTTTGCCTGGACGAGTTGGCCCACCGGTTGCTTGACCAAGCCCGTTTGGCCCAGGGGCTGCCGGCCCTGTATCATGAGCGCCTTGATAGACAGGAGCGGCTTAGCGAAGCGGCCTTGACCGAACTTTGGCAAGCGGTGCTCGGCCAGCGCCGTTTGCTCTTGGAGCAGCCCGCCGTCAACAGCAAATGGTTGTTGATGGACATTGCCTGGCAGTTATTGGAAGGAAGGAGCGATAGCCTTGTTGGTTGA
- the tmk gene encoding dTMP kinase, which yields MTLNAPGFVVIEGLEGAGKSTAVARVRAFLESRGATVVQTREPGGTPLAERMRELVKNVHDEPLTPQAELLLMYAARVQLVENVIKPALAAGNWVVGDRHDLSSRAYQGGGRQLGNALIDSIRQVVLGDFKPVLTLYLDIDPKLGLERAKARGELDRIELEQLAFFERTRARYLALASEDPSIVTIDAGQELALVHQAIDKALADFLERH from the coding sequence ATGACCCTGAATGCCCCCGGATTTGTTGTTATCGAGGGCCTGGAAGGCGCCGGTAAATCCACCGCTGTTGCCAGGGTTCGCGCCTTCTTGGAAAGTCGCGGCGCCACCGTAGTGCAAACCCGCGAGCCTGGCGGCACGCCGCTGGCAGAAAGAATGCGCGAGCTAGTGAAAAACGTTCACGACGAGCCTCTAACGCCCCAGGCTGAGTTGCTGCTGATGTACGCCGCACGGGTGCAGCTGGTGGAGAACGTCATCAAACCAGCCCTTGCCGCCGGCAATTGGGTGGTAGGAGACCGCCATGACCTGTCCAGCCGCGCCTACCAGGGCGGCGGCCGGCAGCTCGGCAACGCCCTTATCGACAGCATTCGCCAAGTAGTGCTGGGGGATTTCAAGCCGGTGCTGACCCTGTATCTGGATATCGACCCGAAACTGGGCCTGGAGCGGGCAAAAGCGCGTGGCGAGCTTGACCGCATCGAGCTTGAGCAACTGGCTTTTTTTGAGCGCACCCGCGCGCGCTACCTGGCGTTAGCCTCTGAAGATCCCAGCATTGTCACCATTGATGCTGGCCAAGAGCTGGCCTTGGTGCATCAGGCCATCGACAAGGCGCTGGCTGATTTTCTGGAGCGCCACTGA
- the mltG gene encoding endolytic transglycosylase MltG, which yields MKKLFWILAVVMAASVAFIGVATWQYRQALERPLAVPVAQTYRIDSGVSAYQLIKAMQGAGWLQQRWPYKVLLKLQPKLSHIKAGCYALTPTTTAQQLLTDAAAGKEQAFLTTLVEGERFSQWRAHLANQPELKAGELDQAAVAKALGVDNVEGWLLPDSYQYRCGDTALSIFEHAHKAMLSYLDSAWQNRADGLPYSDPYQALIMASIVEKETAVPAERPLIASVFINRLRQGMRLQTDPTVIYGLGESFDGNITRADLKKPTPYNTYVIKGLPPTPIAMPSRAAIDAVLHPDQADYLYFVAKGDGSHVFSKTLRDHNNAVNRYQRGHK from the coding sequence ATGAAAAAACTGTTTTGGATACTGGCGGTAGTGATGGCTGCCAGCGTGGCCTTTATCGGTGTGGCGACCTGGCAATATCGCCAGGCCCTTGAGCGGCCGTTGGCCGTCCCGGTGGCTCAGACCTACCGCATAGATAGCGGCGTCAGCGCCTATCAGCTTATTAAGGCCATGCAAGGCGCGGGCTGGCTGCAGCAGCGCTGGCCTTATAAGGTGCTCCTAAAGCTCCAGCCAAAGCTTTCGCACATCAAGGCGGGCTGTTACGCCCTGACCCCAACCACCACCGCCCAGCAATTACTGACTGACGCAGCTGCCGGTAAAGAGCAGGCTTTTTTAACCACCCTGGTGGAAGGGGAACGTTTTAGCCAGTGGCGAGCCCATCTTGCCAACCAGCCCGAGCTGAAAGCCGGCGAGTTGGACCAAGCGGCCGTAGCCAAGGCGCTGGGGGTGGATAACGTAGAAGGCTGGCTGCTACCTGACAGCTATCAGTATCGCTGCGGTGACACGGCGCTCAGCATTTTCGAGCATGCCCACAAGGCGATGCTCAGCTACCTCGATAGCGCCTGGCAAAACCGGGCTGACGGCTTACCCTACAGCGACCCTTACCAGGCGCTTATCATGGCGTCTATCGTCGAGAAGGAAACGGCGGTACCGGCCGAACGGCCACTTATTGCCTCGGTCTTTATCAACCGTCTGCGCCAGGGTATGCGCCTGCAAACCGACCCCACGGTGATCTACGGCCTGGGCGAAAGCTTTGATGGCAACATCACCAGGGCTGACCTTAAAAAGCCGACACCGTACAATACCTATGTGATTAAAGGGCTGCCGCCCACCCCTATTGCCATGCCGTCGCGGGCCGCCATCGATGCGGTGTTGCACCCGGACCAGGCCGATTACCTGTACTTTGTAGCCAAGGGCGACGGCAGCCACGTCTTTTCCAAGACCCTGCGTGACCACAATAACGCGGTCAACCGCTACCAACGAGGCCATAAATGA
- the pabC gene encoding aminodeoxychorismate lyase: MLSLEPYPSRLQYGDGHFTTVRVSAGLPVNWQAHQYRLDEACARLAMAPIDWQALTPAVMAEAKLQGQGGLKILVARAPGGRGYKPGPGENHIWLSRFAEPAHYPQWRQAGISLAQLPITLGSSPLLAGLKHCNRLEQVLAAQALIELNCDDGILLDESGHVVSAISANVFWFNDGKLHTPSLDKAGVQGTLRSQILAQSSVLVGRWGFDALLAADEVFITNALMGVVPVRRIEPKHFGDFSQTRSLINNLQL, translated from the coding sequence ATGCTAAGCCTCGAACCTTATCCCAGCCGCCTGCAATACGGCGACGGTCATTTCACCACGGTGCGCGTCAGCGCCGGCTTGCCGGTTAACTGGCAGGCCCACCAATATCGTCTAGACGAGGCCTGTGCGCGCCTTGCCATGGCGCCCATCGACTGGCAGGCACTGACACCAGCAGTGATGGCCGAGGCCAAACTGCAAGGGCAAGGTGGCCTTAAGATCCTGGTGGCAAGGGCCCCCGGTGGCCGCGGCTACAAACCAGGGCCGGGTGAAAACCACATTTGGCTAAGCCGCTTCGCCGAGCCAGCCCATTACCCCCAATGGCGCCAAGCCGGCATCAGCCTGGCGCAGCTCCCCATTACCCTCGGTTCAAGCCCGCTGCTGGCAGGACTCAAGCATTGCAATCGCCTCGAACAGGTGTTGGCAGCCCAGGCACTCATTGAGCTCAACTGTGACGACGGCATTTTGCTGGACGAAAGCGGCCATGTGGTCTCGGCCATCAGTGCCAATGTGTTTTGGTTCAACGATGGCAAGCTGCATACCCCAAGCCTCGATAAAGCTGGCGTGCAAGGCACGCTGCGCTCGCAGATCCTCGCGCAAAGCTCGGTGCTGGTGGGTCGCTGGGGATTTGATGCCTTGTTGGCTGCCGACGAAGTCTTCATCACCAATGCCCTGATGGGGGTGGTGCCGGTGCGGCGTATCGAGCCCAAACATTTTGGCGATTTCTCACAAACCCGTTCTCTTATCAATAACTTACAACTATGA
- the fabF gene encoding beta-ketoacyl-ACP synthase II codes for MTKRRVVVTGMGMLSPVGNSVNASWQALLAGQSGIDTISCFDTSAFTTRFAGNVKNFDVTEYMSSKDAKKMDLFIQYGVAAGIQALKDSGIELDKTDLTRFGVAVGSGIGGLGLIEKNHESLLASGPRKMSPFFVPSTIINMVAGHLSIMHGLRGPNIAITTACTTGVHNIGHAARMIAYGDADIMLAGGAEMACTPLGMGGFGAARALSTRNDDPQAASRPWDKDRDGFVLGDGAGVMVLEDYEHAKARGARIYAEFTGFGMSGDAYHMTSPPDDGAGAALAMVNALRDARLNPSQVGYVNAHGTSTPAGDIAESNAVKAVFGDHAYKMMVSSTKSMTGHLLGAAGAIEAIISVMSIYDNAIAPTINLDNLAEGCDLDYVPHQARQAKVDHVLCNSFGFGGTNGSLLFSRV; via the coding sequence GTGACCAAGCGTCGTGTCGTTGTAACCGGTATGGGCATGCTGTCGCCGGTGGGCAACAGCGTAAACGCATCCTGGCAAGCCCTTCTGGCAGGGCAGAGTGGCATCGATACCATCTCCTGCTTTGATACCAGTGCCTTTACCACCCGTTTCGCCGGTAACGTTAAAAACTTTGACGTCACCGAATATATGTCCAGCAAAGACGCCAAGAAGATGGATCTTTTTATCCAGTACGGCGTTGCTGCAGGCATTCAGGCCCTCAAAGACAGTGGCATCGAACTGGATAAGACCGATCTGACCCGCTTTGGCGTCGCTGTCGGCTCCGGCATCGGTGGCCTGGGCCTGATTGAAAAAAACCACGAATCGTTGCTGGCCAGCGGCCCGCGTAAGATGTCGCCCTTTTTTGTGCCCAGCACCATCATCAACATGGTGGCCGGACACCTGTCTATCATGCACGGTTTGCGTGGCCCCAATATCGCCATCACCACCGCCTGTACTACCGGTGTTCATAACATCGGCCATGCAGCACGGATGATCGCCTACGGCGATGCCGACATCATGTTGGCCGGTGGCGCCGAGATGGCTTGCACGCCGCTGGGTATGGGCGGCTTTGGCGCCGCGCGCGCCCTGTCTACCCGCAATGACGACCCCCAAGCGGCCAGCCGCCCTTGGGACAAAGACCGTGACGGCTTCGTGCTGGGTGATGGCGCCGGCGTCATGGTGCTGGAAGACTATGAGCACGCCAAGGCCCGCGGCGCTCGCATCTACGCGGAATTCACCGGCTTTGGTATGAGCGGCGACGCCTACCATATGACCTCACCGCCGGACGACGGTGCTGGTGCGGCTCTGGCCATGGTCAACGCCCTTAGAGATGCCCGGCTTAACCCAAGCCAGGTGGGCTACGTTAATGCCCACGGCACCTCCACCCCGGCCGGCGATATTGCCGAAAGCAACGCGGTCAAAGCGGTATTTGGCGACCACGCCTACAAGATGATGGTGAGTTCCACCAAATCCATGACCGGGCACCTGCTGGGAGCGGCCGGCGCCATTGAAGCCATCATCTCGGTGATGAGCATCTATGACAACGCCATCGCGCCCACCATCAACCTGGACAACCTCGCTGAAGGCTGCGACCTGGACTACGTGCCGCACCAGGCGCGCCAGGCCAAGGTCGACCATGTGCTGTGTAACTCCTTTGGCTTTGGCGGTACCAACGGCTCCTTGTTGTTCAGCCGCGTCTAA
- the acpP gene encoding acyl carrier protein, giving the protein MSTIEERVKKIIVEQLGVKEEEVKNEASFVDDLGADSLDTVELVMALEEEFDTEIPDEEAEKITTVQAAIDYVTAHQG; this is encoded by the coding sequence ATGAGCACTATCGAAGAACGCGTTAAGAAAATCATCGTCGAGCAACTGGGCGTTAAAGAAGAAGAAGTCAAAAACGAAGCTTCTTTCGTTGACGACCTCGGCGCTGACTCTCTGGACACCGTTGAGCTGGTGATGGCGCTGGAAGAAGAGTTCGACACCGAGATCCCGGACGAAGAAGCCGAGAAGATCACCACCGTGCAAGCGGCTATCGACTACGTTACCGCTCACCAAGGCTAA
- the fabG gene encoding 3-oxoacyl-ACP reductase FabG, with the protein MSLTGKVALVTGASRGIGRAIAERLSAQGATVFGTATSDSGAQAISDYLGEGRGLNLNVTSSDSIEATLATIKERAGDVDILVNNAGITRDNLLMRMKDEEWDMVIDTNLKSLYRLSKAVLRPMMKKRTGRIISVGSVVGTMGNQGQVNYAAAKAGLLGFTKSLARELASRNITVNAVAPGFIDTDMTRELTEEQKAAIFGQVPLDRLGSPAEIASAVAFLASNEAGYITGETLHVNGGMVMA; encoded by the coding sequence TTGTCATTGACTGGCAAAGTGGCCCTGGTTACCGGTGCCAGCCGCGGTATTGGCCGCGCCATTGCCGAGCGTCTGAGTGCCCAAGGCGCTACCGTATTCGGTACTGCTACATCCGACAGCGGCGCCCAGGCCATCAGTGATTACCTGGGTGAAGGCCGTGGCCTCAACCTCAATGTCACCAGCAGCGACAGCATCGAAGCAACCTTGGCCACCATCAAGGAGCGGGCAGGGGATGTGGATATTCTGGTTAACAATGCCGGTATCACTCGCGACAACCTGTTGATGCGTATGAAAGATGAAGAATGGGATATGGTCATCGACACCAACCTCAAATCCCTTTATCGTCTTTCCAAGGCCGTGTTGCGGCCCATGATGAAAAAACGGACCGGCCGGATCATTTCCGTCGGCTCTGTGGTCGGCACCATGGGCAACCAGGGACAGGTAAACTACGCTGCTGCCAAAGCAGGTCTGTTGGGTTTCACCAAATCCCTCGCTCGTGAGCTGGCCTCACGCAATATCACCGTTAATGCAGTGGCTCCCGGTTTTATCGACACCGATATGACCCGTGAGCTCACTGAGGAACAAAAAGCGGCGATCTTCGGTCAAGTACCCCTTGACCGGTTGGGAAGTCCCGCAGAAATTGCCAGTGCCGTTGCCTTTCTTGCTTCCAATGAAGCGGGCTACATCACTGGAGAAACCTTGCACGTCAATGGCGGCATGGTGATGGCGTAA
- the fabD gene encoding ACP S-malonyltransferase, giving the protein MQQTAFIFPGQGSQSVGMLAELAQTHPVVLETFNEASQVLGYDLWALVQNGPEADLNATERTQPALLAASVATYRAYLALGGKAPAMLAGHSLGEYSALVCAGSLAFKDAIALVEARGQFMQSAVPAGSGAMAAIIGLDDAAVVEGCKEAAQGDVVEAVNFNSPGQVVIAGSKAAVDRACEVLKAKGAKRALSLSVSVPSHCALMKPAAEQLAERLAALEVKAPEISVINNVDVASETSPEAIKAALVRQLYSPVRWTESVEAMAKAGISELFECGPGKVLCGLVKRIDKGLNASALHSSEELQAAVK; this is encoded by the coding sequence ATGCAACAAACCGCCTTTATCTTCCCGGGGCAGGGTTCCCAGAGCGTCGGCATGTTGGCCGAGCTGGCACAAACCCACCCCGTGGTGCTGGAAACCTTTAACGAAGCATCACAAGTGCTGGGCTACGATCTGTGGGCCCTGGTGCAAAATGGCCCTGAGGCCGACCTGAACGCCACCGAGCGTACGCAACCGGCTTTGCTGGCTGCGTCAGTCGCCACCTATCGCGCCTACCTGGCCCTAGGCGGCAAGGCGCCGGCGATGCTGGCTGGCCATAGCCTCGGTGAATATTCGGCGCTGGTCTGCGCCGGTAGTTTGGCATTTAAAGATGCTATTGCCCTGGTGGAAGCCCGCGGGCAGTTTATGCAAAGCGCGGTGCCCGCCGGCAGCGGCGCCATGGCTGCCATTATCGGCCTGGACGATGCCGCTGTGGTTGAAGGCTGTAAAGAGGCCGCCCAAGGCGACGTGGTCGAAGCGGTTAACTTCAACAGCCCCGGTCAAGTGGTAATAGCAGGTAGCAAAGCGGCGGTGGACCGCGCCTGTGAAGTACTCAAAGCCAAAGGTGCCAAACGAGCGCTGTCGCTTAGCGTATCAGTGCCAAGCCACTGCGCGCTGATGAAGCCTGCGGCCGAGCAACTGGCCGAGCGTTTGGCGGCCCTTGAGGTTAAAGCGCCAGAGATCAGCGTCATTAATAACGTGGACGTTGCCAGCGAGACCTCGCCCGAGGCCATCAAAGCCGCGCTGGTGCGCCAACTTTACAGCCCGGTACGCTGGACCGAATCGGTTGAAGCCATGGCTAAGGCCGGTATCAGCGAGCTGTTCGAGTGCGGCCCCGGCAAAGTGCTGTGTGGTCTTGTAAAACGGATTGATAAAGGCCTGAACGCCAGCGCGCTTCACTCAAGTGAAGAGCTGCAGGCCGCGGTTAAGTGA
- a CDS encoding beta-ketoacyl-ACP synthase III, whose protein sequence is MHSKILGTGSYLPGKVRTNADLEAMVETSDQWIVERTGISERRVAAEDETVVTLAVPAAKAAIEAAGIEADDIDLIIFATTTAPHSFPSAACWLQAELGIPGIGAFDVGAACAGFTYALTVADQFIRAGSAKKVLVVGADVLTKVCNPEDRSTIILFGDGAGAVVLGASEEPGILGSCIHADGHYGDLLCAPLPSRVKHEADAWLQMKGNEVFKVAVTKLASVVTEILDSNGLEKEAIDWLVPHQANLRIITATAKKLSMGMDRVVVNLDKYGNTSAASVPVALDEAVRDGRIQRGQLLLLEAFGAGFAWGAALVRY, encoded by the coding sequence ATGCATTCAAAAATTCTGGGTACAGGCAGCTATCTGCCTGGGAAGGTGCGTACCAACGCCGATTTGGAAGCGATGGTCGAAACCAGCGATCAGTGGATCGTTGAGCGCACCGGGATCAGCGAGCGCCGTGTCGCCGCTGAAGACGAAACCGTAGTCACCCTGGCTGTCCCTGCCGCCAAAGCCGCTATCGAAGCCGCCGGCATCGAAGCAGACGACATCGACCTCATCATCTTTGCCACTACCACGGCGCCGCATTCTTTCCCTTCTGCCGCCTGTTGGCTGCAAGCCGAACTGGGTATTCCCGGTATCGGCGCCTTTGACGTGGGCGCTGCCTGCGCGGGCTTTACCTATGCGCTGACGGTAGCAGACCAATTCATTCGCGCAGGCTCTGCCAAGAAGGTACTGGTGGTAGGCGCCGACGTGCTCACCAAAGTCTGCAACCCTGAAGACCGCTCCACCATCATTCTCTTTGGCGATGGCGCCGGGGCCGTGGTGCTGGGTGCCAGTGAAGAGCCCGGCATTCTTGGCAGCTGCATCCATGCCGATGGCCATTATGGCGATTTGTTGTGCGCGCCGCTGCCAAGCCGCGTCAAACACGAAGCCGATGCCTGGCTGCAAATGAAGGGCAACGAAGTGTTCAAGGTGGCGGTCACCAAGCTGGCCAGCGTGGTAACCGAAATTCTCGACAGCAATGGCCTTGAGAAAGAAGCCATCGACTGGCTGGTTCCCCACCAGGCCAACTTGCGGATCATCACCGCCACCGCTAAAAAACTCAGCATGGGCATGGACCGTGTCGTGGTTAACCTCGACAAATACGGTAATACCTCTGCTGCCTCCGTGCCGGTCGCCTTGGACGAGGCGGTGCGGGACGGCCGTATTCAGCGTGGCCAACTCCTGCTGCTGGAAGCCTTCGGCGCCGGCTTTGCATGGGGTGCGGCCCTGGTTCGTTATTAA
- the plsX gene encoding phosphate acyltransferase PlsX: MQAFTIAVDAMGGDLGPAVTVPAIARALLLYPSLSVRLFVCGDISSDIKSAGLENHPRLTLVSAACTVGMDERPSSALRTKRDSTMGEAIKDVADGQSQACVSAGNTGALMALSRHFLKTLPGIDRPAIVSAMPAVNGKRVYMLDLGANVACDSETLYQFAVMGSAMARTVEGIGSPRVALLNIGEEEVKGNDQVRHAANLLQDAPSINYIGYLEGHDIFTNKADVIVCDGFVGNVTLKTCEGIAQFFLAQLKESFGQSLWGRVLGWLIRPFVRTVYARVNPDQYNGASLVGLRGIVVKSHGNAGIDAFFNAIEQALHSAERHLPDGIESSIGTVLLDKH, from the coding sequence TTGCAAGCGTTTACCATAGCGGTAGATGCCATGGGCGGGGACCTAGGCCCCGCCGTAACAGTGCCCGCCATAGCGCGGGCACTGCTGCTTTACCCCTCTTTATCGGTCCGCCTTTTTGTCTGCGGCGATATCAGCAGTGACATCAAATCCGCCGGTCTTGAAAACCACCCGCGCCTGACGCTGGTGTCGGCTGCCTGTACCGTCGGCATGGACGAACGTCCGTCCAGTGCGCTTCGTACCAAACGTGACTCGACCATGGGCGAAGCCATCAAAGACGTGGCCGATGGCCAGTCCCAGGCCTGCGTCAGTGCCGGTAATACCGGGGCGCTGATGGCCCTTTCTCGGCATTTTCTTAAGACCCTGCCCGGTATTGACCGGCCCGCTATTGTCTCTGCCATGCCGGCAGTGAACGGTAAGCGCGTTTATATGCTGGATTTGGGGGCTAACGTCGCCTGCGACTCCGAGACCCTCTATCAATTTGCCGTGATGGGCTCAGCCATGGCCCGTACCGTTGAAGGTATTGGCTCGCCAAGGGTGGCACTGCTTAATATCGGCGAGGAAGAGGTAAAGGGGAACGACCAGGTTCGCCACGCCGCCAACCTGCTGCAAGATGCCCCCAGCATCAATTACATCGGCTATCTCGAAGGCCATGACATCTTCACCAACAAAGCTGATGTGATTGTCTGCGACGGCTTTGTTGGCAACGTCACCCTCAAAACCTGTGAAGGCATCGCCCAGTTTTTCCTGGCTCAGCTCAAGGAGAGCTTCGGGCAGAGCCTCTGGGGCCGGGTGCTTGGCTGGCTGATCCGGCCTTTTGTAAGAACGGTTTACGCCAGGGTGAACCCCGACCAGTACAACGGGGCCAGTCTGGTAGGATTGCGCGGTATTGTCGTGAAGAGCCACGGGAATGCCGGCATTGATGCTTTCTTTAATGCCATCGAGCAGGCACTGCACAGTGCAGAGCGCCATTTGCCAGACGGCATCGAAAGCAGCATCGGCACCGTTTTATTGGACAAGCACTGA
- the rpmF gene encoding 50S ribosomal protein L32, with translation MAVQQNKKSRARRDMRRSHDALTAATLSVDKTSGETHRRHHVTADGFYRGKKVIG, from the coding sequence ATGGCCGTTCAACAGAACAAAAAGTCCCGGGCCCGCCGCGATATGCGTCGTTCACACGACGCACTGACCGCAGCTACCCTGTCTGTGGACAAAACCTCCGGTGAAACCCATCGCCGTCACCACGTGACTGCCGACGGTTTTTACCGTGGCAAGAAAGTTATCGGTTAA
- the yceD gene encoding 23S rRNA accumulation protein YceD, with translation MRKVKLPLTLDPVKAAQRRDDYDGMVPFTELTRLMELSLTRQGEVDIQLHCGVDPQGLVFTEGKAAVELELECQRCNEPMSFLAEVSFAYTPVFAKTVIEELPEAYEPVELDENGEMDLRKLIEDELILALPLVAMHAEDQCAVSSSEMSFGKIEPADERPNPFAVLEQLKKK, from the coding sequence ATGCGAAAAGTTAAGCTGCCCTTAACTCTCGATCCGGTGAAAGCCGCCCAACGTCGTGATGATTACGACGGTATGGTGCCGTTCACCGAATTGACGCGTTTAATGGAATTGTCACTGACCCGGCAGGGTGAAGTGGACATTCAGCTACATTGTGGTGTTGACCCCCAGGGGCTGGTCTTTACCGAAGGTAAAGCCGCCGTGGAGCTTGAGCTGGAGTGCCAGCGTTGCAATGAGCCGATGTCCTTCCTCGCAGAGGTAAGCTTCGCCTACACGCCTGTTTTTGCCAAAACCGTAATAGAAGAGCTCCCGGAAGCTTATGAGCCTGTCGAACTCGACGAAAATGGCGAGATGGACTTGCGAAAACTTATCGAAGACGAGTTGATCCTGGCACTGCCCTTGGTCGCAATGCATGCTGAAGACCAGTGTGCAGTGTCTTCGTCAGAGATGAGTTTTGGCAAAATCGAGCCTGCTGATGAGCGTCCGAACCCCTTCGCTGTTCTTGAACAGTTGAAGAAGAAGTGA